Proteins from one Anastrepha obliqua isolate idAnaObli1 chromosome 2, idAnaObli1_1.0, whole genome shotgun sequence genomic window:
- the LOC129238404 gene encoding uncharacterized protein K02A2.6-like, giving the protein MSQRKYVNVKINNVEVKLQFDTASDITIISKANFKKLGLANTKEVTHSARSATGLNDALETYQYPLPLPEDIFAKLNNATVFSHIDLSDAFLQVEVDDSSKELLTINTHMGLFRYNRMVFGVKTFPAIFQQIMDQMLAGLNNTAAYIDDIFVSGKNQADHDANLREVLLRIQQYGFKLKVDKCKFSYHEMAYLGYVLNKDGISPDPKHIDAIKYMPEPTNQSELRSFLGAINFYGKFINHMRDFRGPLDELLQKNKTWHWTNVQQTCFDSLKDILSSKLLLTHYDPTKGIIVAADASNYGLGACIFHEFEDGSLKAICHASRSLTPAEKHYSQIEKEALAIIFAVTKFHRMIFGRKFKLQTDHKPLLAIFGNKAGISAHQANRLQRWAVKLLAYDFELKFVSTNSFGYADVLSRLISNTLNPSEDYVIAAIEFESEIKQILDESINKLPITSKMVRYETAKDLILSNIVRYITEGWPIKCDNIDYKPYFNRKDSINIVEGCLMFGRRIIIPTIFQRRILKEIHRGHPGIQYTKAIARNYVYWSNIDADIENMVKTCPNCTAAAKMPTKTTLHPWPKPSGPWERLHIDYAGPIDSYYYLVVIDAYSKWPEVIRTKSITTALTIFSLNEIFARFGLPKTIVSDNGTQFTSHQFQQFVAEHGIQHIRSSPYHPMSNGQAERFVDTFKRALKKLNGEGVSAQNLIVFLQVYRSTPNKQNEENKSPAEVLLGRQIRLKLDLLKPTFSTEPAIYSDKQLKMKNQFNRKHGAKQKHYEIQDVVFISVHKSKDSFKWMKGTVAGRMGKVLYNIRLQNGKIIRCHANHMRKCFEGSSSVMENEAVCNDKRLAEAFQLYEIAPQHVLNYNPTPANNPNEALEQLEQVPLPSQSEIGTTNNGQSRDNDMQSMGTGNQTTSVQPYVRPQRIRHSKLFPSLVALFRFLSWCNSVDKDAADNSSGNNNYKTSQQQTQLKQQQQSQQLKQLAQQQCM; this is encoded by the exons ATGTCGCAACGTAAATATGTGAATGTGAAAATCAACAACGTGGAAGTCAAACTCCAGTTTGATACAGCGTCCGACATCACAATAATTTCGAAAGCTAATTTCAAGAAATTAGGTTTGGCAAACACCAAGGAAGTTACGCATTCTGCGAGAAGTGCAACTG GTCTAAACGATGCTTTGGAAACTTATCAATATCCTCTGCCTCTACCTGAAGACATTTTCGCTAAACTTAACAATGCCACAGTTTTCAGTCACATCGATTTATCTGACGCATTTCTCCAAGTAGAAGTTGACGATTCTTCCAAAGAGCTTCTCACAATAAACACCCATATGGGTCTATTCAGATATAATCGCATGGTATTCGGCGTTAAGACATTTCCAGCAATTTTCCAACAGATAATGGACCAAATGCTTGCAGGTTTAAACAACACGGCGGCATACATCGACGATATTTTTGTTTCGGGTAAGAACCAAGCAGACCACGACGCAAATTTGCGCGAAGTCTTACTTCGTATACAGCAATACGGTTTCAAATTAAAAGTAGacaaatgtaaattttcttATCACGAAATGGCCTACTTAGGGTACGTTCTCAATAAAGACGGCATTAGTCCAGATCCAAAGCACATTGATGCAATCAAATATATGCCAGAACCGACTAATCAATCAGAACTAAGATCATTTTTGGGTGCGATAAATTTTTATGGGAAATTTATTAACCACATGCGAGATTTTCGAGGTCCCTTAGACGAGCTGCTACAAAAGAATAAAACGTGGCATTGGACAAACGTTCAGCAAACATGTTTTGATAGCCTAAAAGATATTTTATCATCAAAGCTTCTACTAACACACTATGACCCAACAAAAGGTATAATAGTGGCAGCCGATGCATCTAACTATGGTCTCGGAGCTTGTATTTTCCATGAATTTGAAGACGGCTCATTGAAAGCGATTTGTCATGCATCAAGATCGCTTACGCCAGCAGAAAAACATTACAGCCAAATAGAGAAAGAAGCActggcaattatttttgcagtTACAAAATTTCACAGAATGATTTTTGGTCGAAAATTTAAACTACAAACTGATCACAAGCCTCTACTTGCCATATTCGGTAATAAGGCGGGAATCAGTGCACACCAAGCAAATAGACTTCAGCGATGGGCAGTTAAATTGCTTGCATACgatttcgaattaaaatttgtatcaacAAATAGTTTTGGTTACGCTGACGTTTTGTCACGCTTGATAAGCAATACACTCAACCCGTCAGAAGATTATGTTATTGCAGCAATTGAATTTGAATctgaaataaagcaaattttagatgaatcgatTAACAAGCTGCCGATTACAAGTAAAATGGTCAGATACGAAACAGCGAAGGACCTTATACTTTCAAATATTGTTAGATATATAACTGAAGGGTGGCCAATCAAATGTGACAATATTGACTACAAGCCGTACTTTAACCGGAAAGACAGCATAAATATAGTCGAAGGTTGTTTAATGTTCGGTCGACGAATTATAATACCAACAATTTTCCAAAGGCGTATACTTAAAGAAATTCATCGTGGTCATCCAGGAATACAGTATACTAAAGCCATTGCGCGCAACTACGTGTATTGGTCGAACATCGACGCTGACATTGAAAATATGGTCAAAACCTGTCCGAACTGCACCGCAGCGGCCAAAATGCCAACGAAGACGACTTTACATCCCTGGCCAAAGCCTTCCGGACCATGGGAGCGACTTCATATTGATTATGCTGGTCCAATTGATTCGTATTATTATCTTGTAGTTATCGACGCGTATTCAAAATGGCCAGAAGTAATTCGAACAAAATCCATTACAACAGCGCTAACGATTTTtagtttgaatgaaatttttgctAGATTTGGATTGCCGAAAACAATAGTATCTGATAATGGCACTCAATTTACCAGTCACCAATTCCAGCAATTTGTAGCAGAGCACGGCATTCAACACATTCGCAGCAGTCCTTACCATCCCATGTCCAACGGTCAAGCTGAGAGGTTTGTGGATACTTTCAAACGGGCACTAAAAAAGTTGAACGGGGAGGGGGTATCTGCACAAAATCTTATAGTATTTTTACAAGTTTACAGATCCACACCAAATAAGCAGAACGAAGAAAACAAATCACCGGCCGAAGTGTTACTCGGAAGACAGATACGACTAAAACTCGATTTGCTTAAGCCAACTTTTTCTACTGAACCTGCAATTTATAGCGATAAacaacttaaaatgaaaaatcagttTAATAGAAAGCACGGTGCTAAGCAAAAGCATTACGAGATCCAAGACGTTGTTTTTATAAGCGTTCACAAAAGCAAAGACAGTTTCAAATGGATGAAAGGAACGGTAGCTGGACGCATGGGGAAAGTTTTGTACAACATACGATTGCAGAATGGTAAGATTATTCGATGTCACGCGAATCACATGCGAAAATGTTTTGAAGGAAGCTCATCAGTAATGGAAAACGAAGCTGTATGCAATGACAAAAGACTGGCGGAAGCGTTTCAATTATATGAAATCGCACCACAGCATGTTTTAAACTATAATCCTACACCAGCTAATAATCCAAACGAGGCGTTGGAACAGTTGGAACAGGTACCATTACCATCACAATCTGAGATTGGAACAACTAACAATGGGCAGTCACGCGATAATGATATGCAAAGCATGGGGACTGGAAACCAAACCACATCAGTGCAACCTTATGTACGACCGCAGCGTATTC